One region of Carya illinoinensis cultivar Pawnee chromosome 8, C.illinoinensisPawnee_v1, whole genome shotgun sequence genomic DNA includes:
- the LOC122318515 gene encoding E3 ubiquitin-protein ligase WAVH1-like has product MVTGWRRAFCTSIPKDRETKILSEKQRQQHCEISNVVVQSPKFSSKFGFFSNPSTPRLQSQHISSPSLQCRTTNNTTTTPTPTSSVPNSPRLQCKTETTPKKNSSPRLFQFSNPLSPKSPSSFSLLKASLRLSKSRCGICSHSVKTGQGSAIFTAECSHTFHFHCISSHIKRHQLLICPICNATWKEVPLLAIQENTENSQNNCHRESTITEVEITKCLRVYNDDEPLMSPTGGARFNPIPESDENEEDENGAVEFQGFFVRSAPSSSPRFNGRAAGDDMFRNVEVRLFPEAAVVAVGKSYETCAVVLKVKAPPSPALNTDFRAPIDLVTVLDVSRSMCGLKLQMMRRAMRLVISSLSATDRLSIVAFAASSKRLLPLTRMTTKGRRSARKIVDSLGCVGQEETCANDALMKAAKVLEDRRERNPVASIMLLSKGHDERGSPSSSNARRSSPLSFYPKVSSSRFAHLEIPVHTICFDDHHPEDAFAKCVGSLLSVVVQDLRVQLGFVCSSGPAEIIGIYSLKGRPTALGSCSARIGDLYAEEERELLVELKIPTSSIGSHPVLSVRSSFREPSTQQLVYCKERAFLIPRPHSVKSTSPNIQRLRNLHITTRAVAQSRRMIEHNNLSGAHHLLTSGRTLLMQSRSESAEEFMSGLEVELTELQYRRLQLQQLQDQRPRDNNGREEINRVEEKPEPLTPTSAWRAAERLAKVAIMRKSMNRVSDLHGFEDARF; this is encoded by the exons ATGGTGACTGGGTGGAGAAGAGCGTTCTGCACGTCAATCCCCAAAGATAGAGAAACCAAAATATTATCAGAAAAGCAACGTCAGCAGCATTGTGAGATTAGCAACGTTGTCGTCCAAAGCCCAAAATTCAGCTCCAAGTTCGGGTTTTTCTCCAACCCATCCACGCCTCGCTTGCAGTCTCAACACATCTCTAGCCCCAGCCTCCAGTGCCGGACCACAAACAACACCACAACCACACCCACACCCACTTCGTCAGTGCCTAATAGTCCGAGACTTCAATGCAAAACGGAAACTACCCCAAAGAAGAACAGCAGCCCCAGATTGTTCCAGTTCTCCAATCCTCTGTCCCCCAAATCACCTTCTAGCTTCTCACTCCTCAAAGCCAGCTTACGTCTCTCTAAA AGTAGATGCGGAATCTGTTCACACAGCGTGAAGACCGGTCAAGGATCGGCCATTTTCACCGCCGAATGCTCCCACACCTTTCACTTCCATTGTATTTCTTCCCACATAAAAAGGCACCAACTTTTGATTTGCCCTATTTGCAACGCAACTTGGAAGGAAGTTCCTTTGCTTGCTATCCAAGAGAACACTGAGAATAGCCAAAATAACTGCCACAGAGAATCTACGATCACAGAGGTCGAGATCACGAAATGCTTGAGAGTTTACAATGACGATGAGCCTTTGATGTCCCCCACTGGCGGTGCTCGGTTCAATCCCATACCCGAATCAGATGAGAATGAAGAGGACGAAAATGGTGCCGTTGAATTTCAAGGCTTTTTCGTAAGATCTGCTCCATCATCTTCCCCGAGATTTAATGGAAGAGCAGCGGGGGATGATATGTTCAGGAACGTGGAGGTGAGGTTATTCCCGGAGGCCGCGGTGGTCGCCGTTGGTAAAAGCTACGAGACCTGCGCAGTCGTTTTGAAGGTGAAAGCCCCGCCATCTCCAGCTCTGAACACAGATTTTCGGGCTCCGATTGACTTGGTAACGGTTCTCGACGTGAGCCGAAGCATGTGTGGGCTCAAATTGCAGATGATGAGACGTGCTATGAGATTGGTCATATCGTCTCTCTCTGCTACCGACCGTCTGTCTATCGTTGCATTCGCCGCAAGCTCCAAACGGTTGTTGCCTCTGACGAGGATGACAACGAAGGGCCGGCGATCGGCTAGAAAGATCGTCGACTCGCTGGGTTGTGTTGGTCAAGAAGAAACGTGCGCAAACGACGCACTCATGAAGGCAGCTAAGGTGCTCGAAGATCGGCGGGAGAGGAACCCGGTTGCCAGCATCATGCTTCTATCCAAAGGTCACGACGAGCGCGGATCACCGAGCTCCTCCAATGCGAGGCGCTCCTCTCCGCTTAGCTTCTATCCAAAGGTGTCGTCAAGCCGCTTTGCTCACCTGGAAATCCCGGTTCACACCATATGTTTCGACGATCACCATCCTGAAGACGCCTTCGCCAAGTGTGTGGGTAGTCTTTTGAGCGTGGTTGTTCAGGATCTAAGGGTTCAACTCGGGTTCGTTTGCAGTTCGGGACCGGCCGAGATCATCGGTATATACTCTTTGAAAGGTCGGCCGACGGCACTCGGGTCTTGTTCGGCCCGGATCGGTGATCTCTACGccgaggaagagagagaattacTGGTGGAATTGAAAATACCCACGTCTTCCATTGGGTCCCACCCAGTGCTGTCCGTACGGTCCTCATTCAGAGAGCCATCGACGCAACAGCTTGTGTACTGCAAAGAGCGGGCGTTCCTGATACCGCGACCCCACTCCGTCAAGTCGACGTCTCCCAACATCCAACGGCTGAGAAACCTCCACATCACAACCCGCGCCGTGGCGCAGTCTCGGCGGATGATCGAGCACAACAATCTGTCTGGAGCTCATCATTTGCTGACCTCTGGTCGGACCTTGCTGATGCAGTCGAGGTCCGAGTCGGCGGAGGAGTTCATGAGCGGCTTGGAAGTGGAGCTGACCGAGCTGCAGTACCGGAGACTGCAACTTCAGCAGCTGCAGGACCAAAGACCGAGAGACAACAACGGAAGGGAGGAAATCAATAGAGTGGAGGAGAAGCCGGAACCGCTTACGCCGACATCAGCTTGGAGAGCCGCCGAGAGATTGGCTAAGGTGGCGATCATGAGGAAGTCAATGAACAGAGTCAGCGATTTGCACGGCTTTGAAGATGCCAGATTTTAa